The following are encoded in a window of Mannheimia varigena genomic DNA:
- a CDS encoding SLC13 family permease translates to MSNTAKNPLRGLIILAVDIVIFFLLLQYLPFSEQENRGLALLVFIGILWLTEAFNITVTALMVPIFAIGLNVLPTKAAFAPFSEPIIFMFFGGFVIAAVLNIQKIDLWIANHVIRLAKGNLKRTVIYLFAVTALLSLFINNTAVAAMMLPLTLGILHKVELNTNRNLYVFVLLGIAFSSSIGGIGTLVGSAPNALLASQIKISFSEWLPYGMPVAILLMITMVISLLVILKPNFNVPFNVEIEDSKLNGKQLATLIIFIVTAILLTFSSYIEPFIRNTLALKESIKNFDAVIAMVAVVALCICNTATWSEIQERTEWGVLMLFGGGLVLSIVLRETGASKILADTIVNYIGTKHWLIMTLVMTAFIVFLTEFTSNTASAALMLPIFITVANSLGLPPISLAAIIACGASCAFMLPIATPPNAIVFATGYIKQSEMVKVGLLLNIFCVTIIGCLSYFFWMTWH, encoded by the coding sequence ATGTCTAACACAGCTAAAAATCCTTTAAGAGGGTTAATCATTCTTGCAGTTGATATTGTGATTTTCTTTCTATTACTGCAATATCTTCCTTTCAGTGAACAAGAAAATAGAGGCTTAGCCCTGCTTGTTTTTATTGGTATTCTTTGGCTTACTGAAGCCTTCAATATTACCGTAACTGCCTTGATGGTGCCGATATTTGCTATCGGGCTCAACGTACTACCCACCAAAGCCGCTTTTGCTCCATTCTCAGAGCCAATTATTTTTATGTTCTTCGGAGGGTTTGTGATTGCAGCGGTATTAAATATCCAAAAAATCGATCTTTGGATTGCTAATCACGTTATCCGCTTAGCCAAAGGTAATTTAAAACGTACCGTTATTTATCTATTTGCGGTAACCGCTCTACTCTCTCTCTTTATTAATAATACCGCCGTTGCCGCAATGATGTTGCCTCTCACGCTTGGTATTCTGCATAAAGTGGAACTTAACACTAATCGTAATCTTTATGTGTTTGTTCTACTTGGCATTGCCTTTAGTTCTAGCATTGGGGGAATTGGTACATTAGTTGGCTCTGCACCAAATGCATTGTTAGCTTCTCAGATTAAAATTTCATTTTCTGAATGGTTGCCATATGGTATGCCTGTTGCGATTCTGCTGATGATTACAATGGTAATTAGCTTGCTCGTTATTCTCAAACCCAATTTCAATGTGCCGTTTAATGTTGAAATTGAAGATTCAAAACTTAATGGCAAACAGCTCGCTACGCTGATTATTTTCATTGTTACCGCAATTTTACTAACTTTTAGTAGCTACATTGAGCCTTTTATTCGCAATACTTTAGCATTAAAAGAATCCATTAAAAATTTCGATGCGGTAATTGCAATGGTTGCCGTTGTCGCACTTTGTATTTGTAATACTGCCACTTGGTCTGAAATTCAAGAACGTACTGAATGGGGTGTGTTAATGTTATTTGGTGGCGGATTAGTGTTAAGTATTGTGTTACGAGAAACGGGGGCGAGTAAAATTCTAGCAGATACTATTGTGAATTATATTGGCACAAAACATTGGCTGATTATGACCTTAGTAATGACAGCTTTCATCGTATTCTTAACCGAATTTACTTCAAATACGGCAAGCGCAGCCCTAATGCTTCCTATCTTTATTACTGTTGCTAATTCACTTGGTTTGCCGCCAATTTCACTGGCAGCAATTATTGCTTGCGGTGCTTCTTGTGCCTTTATGTTACCAATTGCAACGCCCCCTAATGCAATCGTGTTCGCAACAGGTTACATTAAACAAAGTGAAATGGTAAAAGTAGGTTTGCTGCTCAATATTTTCTGCGTCACGATTATTGGTTGCTTGTCTTATTTCTTCTGGATGACTTGGCATTAA
- a CDS encoding phosphoglycerate kinase, translating to MSVIKMTDLDLAGKRLFIRADLNVPVKDGKVTSDARIVATIPTLKLALQKGAKVMVTSHLGRPTEGVFEEANSLQPVVDYLNASDLGVPVRLVRDYLDGVEVNENEVVVLENVRINKGEKKNDPELVKKYAALCDVFVMDAFGTAHRAEGSTYGVAEYAPVACAGPLLAAELDALGKALKEPQRPMLAIVGGSKVSTKLTVLDSLSKIADQLIVGGGIANTFIAAEGHAVGKSLYEADLIPEAKRLSEVTSIPVPVDVRVGTEFSETALATEKAVNEVQADESIFDIGDKSAEQLAEIIRNSKTILWNGPVGVFEFPNFRKGTEVISNAIAEATANGAFSIAGGGDTLAAIDLFGIKDKISYISTGGGAFLEFVEGKVLPAVEILEKRANG from the coding sequence ATGTCTGTTATTAAAATGACTGACCTTGATTTAGCAGGTAAACGCTTATTTATTCGTGCTGACCTTAATGTGCCGGTAAAAGATGGCAAAGTGACATCTGATGCTCGTATCGTGGCAACCATTCCAACGTTAAAATTAGCCTTACAAAAAGGGGCGAAGGTAATGGTGACTTCTCACTTAGGTCGTCCGACTGAAGGCGTGTTTGAAGAAGCAAACTCTTTACAACCTGTTGTGGATTATTTAAATGCTTCAGATTTAGGTGTTCCGGTTCGTTTAGTGCGTGATTACTTAGACGGCGTTGAAGTGAACGAAAATGAAGTGGTTGTACTTGAAAACGTGCGTATTAACAAAGGTGAGAAGAAAAACGATCCTGAGCTTGTGAAAAAATACGCAGCACTTTGCGATGTTTTCGTAATGGACGCATTCGGTACGGCTCACCGTGCAGAAGGCTCAACTTACGGCGTAGCAGAATATGCTCCAGTTGCTTGTGCAGGTCCATTATTAGCGGCTGAATTAGACGCTTTAGGTAAAGCATTAAAAGAACCACAACGCCCAATGTTGGCAATCGTAGGTGGTTCAAAAGTATCTACTAAATTAACGGTTTTAGACAGCTTATCAAAAATCGCTGACCAATTAATCGTAGGTGGCGGTATCGCAAATACCTTTATTGCAGCAGAAGGCCACGCAGTAGGTAAATCATTATACGAAGCAGATTTAATCCCTGAAGCAAAACGTTTATCTGAAGTGACCAGCATTCCGGTTCCGGTTGATGTGCGTGTGGGTACAGAGTTCTCTGAAACTGCACTGGCAACAGAAAAAGCGGTGAACGAAGTACAAGCTGACGAGTCTATTTTCGATATCGGTGATAAATCAGCAGAACAATTAGCAGAAATTATCCGTAACTCAAAAACCATTCTTTGGAATGGCCCGGTAGGCGTGTTTGAATTCCCTAACTTCCGTAAAGGTACAGAGGTGATTTCAAATGCGATTGCTGAAGCAACCGCTAATGGTGCATTCTCTATTGCAGGCGGCGGCGATACCTTAGCGGCAATCGATTTATTCGGCATCAAAGATAAAATTTCTTACATCTCAACCGGTGGCGGTGCGTTCTTAGAATTCGTTGAAGGTAAAGTATTACCAGCGGTTGAAATTTTAGAAAAACGTGCAAACGGCTAA
- the fbaA gene encoding class II fructose-bisphosphate aldolase: MSLLNIVKPGVVTGDDVQKVFAYAKEHNFAIPAVNCVGSDSVNAVLETAARVKSPVIVQFSNGGAQFYAGKGIKPTSGARPDVLGAIAGAKHVHQLAVEYGVPVILHTDHAAKNLLPWIDGLLEAGEKHFAETGRPLFSSHMIDLSEEPIEENMEICREYLARMDKIGMTLEIEIGVTGGEEDGVDNSDVDESKLYTQPSEVLYVYDQLSPISPRFTIAAAFGNVHGVYKPGNVKLKPSILGASQEFVSKERGLPAKSLDFVFHGGSGSSREEIREAISYGAIKMNIDTDTQWAAWDGILQFYKANEAYLQGQLGNPTGPDAPNKKYYDPRVWLRKMEESMSKRLEQSFEDLNCVNVL, encoded by the coding sequence ATGTCATTATTAAACATCGTAAAACCGGGCGTAGTAACAGGCGACGACGTACAAAAAGTTTTCGCTTACGCTAAAGAACACAACTTCGCAATTCCTGCGGTAAACTGCGTAGGTTCTGACTCTGTAAATGCAGTATTAGAAACTGCAGCTCGTGTTAAATCACCGGTAATCGTACAATTCTCAAACGGTGGTGCACAATTCTACGCAGGTAAAGGTATCAAACCTACTTCAGGTGCTCGCCCAGATGTATTAGGTGCGATTGCAGGTGCAAAACACGTTCATCAATTAGCGGTTGAATACGGTGTGCCTGTTATTCTTCACACAGACCACGCTGCGAAAAACTTACTTCCTTGGATTGACGGCTTACTAGAAGCGGGCGAAAAACACTTCGCAGAAACCGGTCGTCCATTGTTCTCATCGCATATGATCGATTTATCTGAAGAGCCAATCGAAGAAAATATGGAAATCTGCCGTGAGTACTTAGCTCGTATGGACAAAATCGGTATGACCCTTGAAATTGAAATCGGCGTAACCGGTGGTGAAGAAGATGGCGTAGATAACTCAGATGTGGACGAGTCTAAACTTTACACCCAACCGTCTGAAGTGTTATATGTTTACGACCAATTAAGCCCAATTAGCCCACGTTTCACCATTGCAGCGGCATTCGGTAACGTACACGGTGTTTACAAACCGGGCAACGTGAAATTAAAACCATCTATCTTAGGTGCATCACAAGAGTTCGTTTCTAAAGAGCGTGGCTTACCGGCGAAATCATTAGACTTCGTATTCCACGGTGGGTCAGGTTCAAGCCGTGAAGAGATCCGTGAAGCGATCAGCTACGGTGCGATCAAAATGAACATCGACACCGACACCCAATGGGCTGCGTGGGACGGTATTCTTCAATTCTACAAAGCAAACGAAGCATACTTACAAGGTCAATTAGGTAATCCAACAGGTCCTGATGCACCAAACAAAAAATACTACGATCCACGTGTTTGGTTACGCAAAATGGAAGAGTCTATGTCTAAACGCTTAGAGCAATCTTTCGAAGACTTAAACTGCGTGAACGTATTATAA
- a CDS encoding ATP-binding cassette domain-containing protein, producing MALLEVNHLSKRFIERISLLHKQDFYAVKDASFTLNRKETLAIIGENGGGKSTLAKMIAGMVEPTSGEMIFRGNALNFGDYKYRAKHIRMMFQDPNDAFYPNYNIGQILDTPLRLATDLSEAERNERIFNTLKLVGMYPEHSLVPISEASSGQKQRIAFARALILEPEIIIIDDTINSLDFSVKTQLINLMLSVQQRQGISYIYVGQNIGLIKHIADKIMVMQSGEVVEYGQTKDVLLNPEHQITKRLIESHFGQKLTIDAWAS from the coding sequence ATGGCATTACTTGAAGTTAATCATCTCAGCAAACGTTTTATTGAGCGTATCAGTCTTTTGCATAAGCAGGATTTTTATGCGGTTAAAGATGCTTCTTTTACACTTAACCGAAAAGAAACTTTGGCGATTATTGGCGAAAATGGGGGTGGTAAGTCTACACTTGCGAAAATGATTGCCGGTATGGTTGAGCCTACTTCAGGTGAGATGATTTTTAGAGGTAATGCACTGAATTTTGGTGATTATAAATATCGAGCCAAGCATATCCGAATGATGTTTCAAGACCCAAACGATGCTTTTTATCCTAATTATAATATTGGTCAAATCCTTGATACACCTTTACGATTAGCGACGGATTTATCTGAGGCAGAGAGGAATGAAAGGATTTTTAATACCCTAAAACTAGTAGGTATGTATCCAGAGCATTCGCTTGTTCCCATTTCTGAAGCCTCTAGCGGACAAAAACAACGTATTGCTTTTGCCCGTGCCTTAATTCTAGAGCCAGAAATTATTATTATCGATGATACGATTAATTCGCTAGATTTCTCGGTTAAAACTCAATTAATAAATTTAATGTTGAGTGTTCAGCAACGCCAAGGTATATCTTATATTTATGTTGGGCAGAATATCGGTTTGATTAAACATATTGCCGATAAAATAATGGTGATGCAAAGTGGCGAAGTAGTGGAATATGGGCAAACCAAAGATGTTTTGTTGAACCCTGAGCATCAGATTACAAAACGGCTTATTGAGAGTCATTTTGGACAAAAATTGACAATAGATGCGTGGGCAAGTTAA
- a CDS encoding nitroreductase family protein translates to MDLKNVIEQRKTIKAFNSMAKISRTELEEMLSLSQLAPSKANLQPWRFVVVDDESIKQTLSTKVAFNGPPCETAAAVIAVLADLEYEKLLGDILDRAIETGCLHSEFRDRQFNFLLNLHNQATASDIRDQVLIDSSLASMQFMLIAKDRGYDTHAIGVFDRESVMRLLEIDEKRYLPVMLLAIGKAATPALPSCRLPLEYTVSWNNGKGFKK, encoded by the coding sequence ATGGATTTAAAAAATGTAATTGAGCAACGTAAGACTATTAAAGCCTTTAATTCAATGGCGAAAATTAGCCGTACAGAGTTAGAAGAAATGTTGTCTTTATCTCAATTAGCACCTTCTAAAGCAAATTTGCAACCTTGGCGTTTTGTTGTTGTCGATGATGAATCAATCAAACAAACTTTATCAACTAAGGTGGCTTTTAATGGCCCACCTTGCGAAACTGCTGCTGCGGTAATAGCTGTATTAGCTGATTTAGAGTATGAAAAATTATTAGGTGATATTTTAGATAGGGCGATTGAAACAGGATGTCTGCATTCAGAATTTCGAGATCGCCAATTCAACTTTTTATTGAATTTACATAATCAAGCAACTGCCTCAGATATTCGCGATCAAGTACTTATTGACTCAAGTCTAGCTTCAATGCAATTTATGCTCATTGCTAAGGATAGAGGCTACGATACCCACGCTATAGGTGTTTTTGATCGTGAATCGGTGATGCGTTTATTAGAAATTGATGAAAAGCGTTACTTACCTGTTATGTTATTGGCAATAGGTAAGGCTGCAACCCCAGCACTACCAAGCTGTCGATTACCGTTAGAATATACAGTTTCTTGGAATAATGGGAAAGGCTTTAAAAAATAA
- a CDS encoding TIGR00645 family protein: protein MNVGAEKRANILGKIIFASRWLQLPIYLGLIIVQGIYAYKFIKSLYELVINLNEMDSNMVMLAVLNLIDVVMIANLLVMVIVGGYETFVSRLKVNNHPDQPEWLDHVNATILKVKLSMAIISISSIHLLQTFINASKLDEKTMLWQVVIHLAFIISALAMAYIDKALNSSHIKHKKY, encoded by the coding sequence ATGAACGTTGGAGCAGAAAAAAGAGCAAATATTTTAGGCAAAATTATTTTTGCTAGCCGTTGGTTACAATTACCTATTTATTTAGGATTAATTATTGTACAAGGCATTTATGCCTATAAATTTATCAAATCATTGTATGAATTAGTGATAAATTTAAACGAAATGGATTCTAATATGGTAATGCTTGCCGTATTGAATCTGATTGATGTGGTAATGATTGCTAACCTGTTAGTTATGGTTATTGTTGGTGGATATGAAACGTTTGTATCTCGTCTGAAGGTGAATAACCACCCAGATCAACCAGAATGGTTAGACCACGTCAATGCAACTATTTTGAAAGTGAAGCTATCCATGGCGATTATTAGTATTTCGTCCATTCACTTATTGCAGACATTCATCAATGCATCAAAATTAGATGAGAAGACAATGCTATGGCAAGTGGTGATACATTTAGCTTTTATCATTTCAGCACTAGCAATGGCATATATTGATAAAGCATTGAATTCATCTCACATTAAACATAAAAAATACTAA
- the gorA gene encoding glutathione-disulfide reductase — protein sequence MAKHYDYLAIGGGSGGIASINRAASYGKKCAIIEAKHLGGTCVNVGCVPKKVMFYGAQIAEAIHRYAPDYGFDVTVNKFDYSKLVENREAYIERIHNSYNNVLSKNNVDVLNGFARFKDVKTVEVSYADGSSEEVTADHILIATGGRPTIPDLKGSEYGITSDGVFALNELPKSVAIVGAGYIAVELAGVFSSLGVEIHLFVRQNAPMRKQDPLIVEALVEVLEQDGIKLHTQAIPQEVVKNENSSLTLKLEDGRETIVDTLVWAIGREPATDMINLDVTGIEINERGFIKVDKFQNTNVPNLYAVGDIIEGGIELTPVAVAAGRRLSERLFNNKPNEHLDYNLVPTVVFSHPPIGTIGLTEPQAIEQYGKENVKVYKSSFTAMYTAVTQHRQPCKMKLVCAGKEEKIVGLHGIGFGVDEMIQGFAVAIKMGATKADFDNTVAIHPTGSEEFVTMR from the coding sequence ATGGCAAAACATTATGATTATTTAGCAATTGGTGGCGGTAGTGGTGGTATTGCCTCTATCAATCGTGCTGCAAGTTACGGTAAAAAATGTGCGATTATTGAAGCAAAACATTTAGGTGGAACTTGTGTTAATGTGGGCTGTGTGCCGAAAAAAGTGATGTTTTATGGTGCTCAAATTGCAGAAGCGATTCATCGCTATGCACCTGATTATGGTTTTGATGTGACTGTTAATAAGTTTGATTACAGCAAATTAGTGGAAAATCGTGAAGCTTATATCGAGCGTATTCATAATTCTTACAATAATGTATTAAGTAAAAATAATGTTGATGTCTTAAATGGCTTTGCTCGTTTTAAAGATGTGAAAACGGTTGAGGTGAGCTATGCAGACGGTTCTTCTGAGGAGGTTACAGCTGATCATATCCTCATCGCAACAGGTGGCAGACCTACGATTCCTGATTTAAAAGGTTCAGAGTATGGTATTACTTCTGATGGTGTATTTGCCTTAAATGAATTACCCAAATCAGTTGCGATTGTCGGCGCAGGCTACATTGCCGTGGAATTAGCAGGGGTATTTAGCAGTTTAGGTGTAGAAATACATCTTTTTGTTCGCCAGAATGCTCCAATGCGTAAACAAGATCCTTTAATTGTAGAAGCACTTGTTGAGGTATTAGAACAGGATGGTATTAAATTACATACCCAAGCGATTCCACAAGAAGTAGTGAAAAATGAAAACAGTTCTCTTACATTGAAACTAGAAGATGGTAGAGAAACTATAGTTGATACTTTAGTATGGGCAATTGGTCGAGAGCCAGCGACTGATATGATTAATTTAGATGTAACTGGGATTGAAATCAATGAGCGTGGTTTTATTAAAGTAGATAAATTCCAAAATACAAATGTGCCTAATCTTTATGCAGTAGGCGATATTATTGAAGGTGGAATTGAGTTAACCCCAGTTGCAGTGGCAGCAGGGCGTCGATTATCAGAACGCTTATTTAACAATAAACCAAACGAGCATTTAGATTATAACTTAGTACCGACAGTTGTATTTAGTCATCCTCCAATTGGAACTATTGGATTAACGGAACCTCAAGCTATTGAGCAGTATGGTAAGGAGAATGTCAAAGTATATAAATCTTCCTTTACAGCAATGTACACAGCGGTGACTCAACATCGTCAGCCGTGCAAAATGAAGTTAGTATGTGCGGGTAAAGAGGAAAAAATTGTTGGATTACACGGTATTGGATTTGGCGTAGATGAAATGATTCAAGGCTTTGCGGTAGCAATCAAAATGGGAGCAACTAAAGCTGATTTTGATAATACCGTAGCGATTCACCCAACTGGCTCTGAAGAATTTGTCACTATGCGTTAA
- the fdhE gene encoding formate dehydrogenase accessory protein FdhE: MSIKILHQDEIKQAASSFQQPELLFANPKNLYSRRAKRLRELAQDNPFSEYLEFAANLVDIQLELLGSHPIANYSEKLTAYVESTQGDKPLNSKNFQRSDEWRILLLAIIDKFKPYANDTVLSTIEWLEKASMSELETLADYLLNERYEQVSADKAVFIWSALSLYWVQLTQQLPRTARAEIGHKHFCPVCNSAPVTSVIHFGEAQGLRYLHCSLCESEWHVVRSKCTNCDESGKLNYWSLDKIEAAVKAESCGDCHSYLKVLYQDKDINVEPVADDLASLFLDSEMEQKNFTRSGLNPFLFKTE, encoded by the coding sequence ATGAGCATTAAAATTTTACACCAAGATGAAATTAAGCAAGCAGCTAGCTCATTCCAACAACCAGAGCTATTATTTGCGAATCCTAAGAACCTCTATTCTCGCCGAGCAAAACGCCTCCGTGAACTAGCACAAGATAATCCATTCAGTGAATATCTAGAATTTGCAGCCAACTTAGTTGATATTCAACTTGAGTTATTAGGCAGCCATCCTATTGCAAATTATTCAGAAAAATTAACCGCTTATGTGGAATCAACACAAGGTGATAAACCTCTTAATAGTAAAAACTTCCAGCGTTCTGATGAATGGAGAATATTACTATTAGCAATCATTGATAAATTTAAACCTTATGCAAATGATACTGTACTTTCAACTATTGAGTGGCTAGAAAAAGCATCCATGTCAGAACTTGAGACTCTAGCTGATTATTTACTAAATGAACGCTACGAACAAGTTAGTGCAGACAAAGCGGTCTTTATTTGGTCAGCTCTATCCCTCTACTGGGTACAACTTACCCAACAACTACCTCGTACTGCTAGAGCGGAAATCGGACATAAACATTTTTGCCCTGTATGTAATTCAGCACCTGTAACGAGCGTTATTCATTTTGGTGAAGCTCAAGGTTTACGTTACTTACACTGTTCTTTATGTGAAAGTGAATGGCACGTAGTACGTTCAAAATGTACAAACTGTGATGAGTCCGGCAAATTAAACTATTGGAGTTTAGATAAAATAGAAGCGGCAGTAAAAGCAGAAAGCTGTGGGGATTGCCATTCTTACTTAAAAGTGCTTTATCAGGATAAAGATATCAATGTTGAGCCAGTCGCAGATGATTTAGCCAGTCTATTTTTAGATTCCGAAATGGAGCAGAAAAATTTTACACGTAGCGGATTAAATCCATTCTTGTTCAAAACAGAATAG
- a CDS encoding formate dehydrogenase subunit gamma: MSKPFIVTNDTKIVRHKPIARVSHWFLVISFFMTMFTGVAFFFPDFAWLTEILGTPQIARAVHPFTGIIMFIAFIIMALIYWHHNIPEKNDIRWAKGIVEVLKGNEHAVADNGKYNLGQKLLFWTLILAMFTLLITGIIMWRQFFSHYFSIPVLRIAILLHSFSAFMLFTGILVHIYMAFWVKGSIRGMVEGWVTVRWAKKHHPRWYREEVLPEIEKHVVDKNKH; encoded by the coding sequence ATGAGTAAGCCATTTATCGTTACGAATGATACTAAAATTGTTCGTCACAAACCTATTGCTCGTGTTAGCCACTGGTTCCTAGTAATTTCGTTCTTTATGACGATGTTTACAGGTGTGGCATTCTTCTTCCCTGATTTCGCATGGCTAACAGAGATCTTAGGTACACCACAAATTGCTCGTGCAGTACACCCTTTCACAGGGATCATTATGTTTATTGCATTTATTATTATGGCTCTCATTTATTGGCATCATAATATTCCAGAGAAAAACGATATTCGCTGGGCAAAAGGCATTGTTGAGGTGTTAAAAGGTAATGAACACGCGGTTGCCGATAACGGCAAATACAATCTAGGTCAGAAATTACTATTCTGGACATTGATTCTTGCGATGTTTACCCTCTTAATTACAGGGATTATTATGTGGAGACAATTCTTCTCTCACTACTTCTCAATTCCTGTATTAAGAATTGCAATTTTACTTCACTCATTTAGTGCATTTATGTTATTTACTGGAATTCTAGTACATATCTATATGGCATTCTGGGTAAAAGGCTCAATCAGAGGTATGGTTGAGGGTTGGGTAACTGTTCGTTGGGCAAAAAAACACCACCCAAGATGGTATCGTGAAGAAGTACTACCAGAAATTGAAAAACACGTGGTTGATAAAAACAAACACTAA
- the fdxH gene encoding formate dehydrogenase subunit beta, translating to MGVVQSQNIIKISATSGLTPAPQARSHQVEVAKLIDVTTCIGCKACQVGCSEWNDIRSDINAACVGVYDNPADLNAKAWTVMRFNEVEENDRLEWLIRKDGCMHCMEPGCLKACPAPGAIIQYANGIVDFQSDKCIGCGYCIAGCPFNIPRMNPEDNRVYKCTLCVDRVAVGQEPACVKTCPTGAIRFGSKEEMKFYAEQRIADLKARGYENAGLYDPEGVGGTHVMYVLHHADKPELYSGLPKDPKIDATVTLWKDILKPVAAVALGGLALAEVAHYVTVGPNVEEDVEDHHHDIKEGDRHE from the coding sequence ATGGGTGTAGTTCAATCTCAAAACATTATTAAGATCTCCGCAACCTCTGGTTTAACACCTGCACCGCAGGCTCGTTCCCACCAAGTAGAAGTGGCAAAATTAATTGATGTAACTACTTGTATAGGCTGTAAAGCTTGCCAGGTAGGTTGTTCAGAGTGGAATGATATCCGCTCTGACATCAATGCTGCTTGTGTTGGTGTGTACGATAACCCAGCAGACTTAAACGCAAAAGCATGGACGGTAATGAGATTCAACGAAGTTGAAGAAAATGATCGTTTAGAGTGGTTAATTCGTAAAGATGGTTGTATGCACTGTATGGAGCCAGGTTGCTTAAAAGCCTGCCCTGCTCCGGGAGCAATTATTCAGTACGCAAATGGTATTGTTGATTTCCAATCTGACAAATGTATCGGTTGTGGTTACTGTATCGCGGGCTGTCCGTTCAACATTCCACGTATGAACCCGGAAGATAACCGTGTTTATAAATGTACTCTATGTGTTGATCGTGTGGCAGTCGGTCAAGAGCCAGCTTGCGTGAAAACATGTCCTACAGGCGCAATTCGTTTCGGTAGCAAGGAAGAAATGAAATTCTATGCCGAACAACGTATCGCTGACTTAAAAGCTCGTGGTTATGAAAATGCAGGTCTTTACGATCCAGAAGGTGTAGGTGGTACACACGTTATGTATGTATTACACCACGCTGATAAACCAGAACTTTATTCAGGTTTACCAAAAGATCCGAAGATTGATGCCACAGTTACACTATGGAAAGACATCTTAAAACCAGTTGCAGCCGTTGCATTAGGCGGCTTAGCATTAGCTGAGGTTGCACATTATGTGACCGTTGGTCCAAACGTTGAAGAAGATGTTGAAGATCACCACCACGATATTAAAGAAGGAGATAGACATGAGTAA